In Pseudoduganella albidiflava, a single window of DNA contains:
- the pip gene encoding prolyl aminopeptidase, translated as MPDPSAYLFPPVDPLRTGMLQVDELHTIYWEEVGNPQGIPVVFLHGGPGAGLSVQHRRFFDPRHYRVILFDQRGAGKSTPLGETRGNTTQLLVSDMERLRELMGIDRWLVFGGSWGSTLALAYGQTHPERCLGFVLRGVFLCTTREIDWFIDGARWFHPEIHEEFAAVIPEAERGDLLQAYYRRIMDADPDIYWPAVRAWSRFEGRRVFLMPQPEEAPCDTLDLGLGRLEAHYMANLGFFEEGQLLKNVERIAHLPAVIVHGRYDVICPPVTAWQLHRHWPGSVVKMVPDAGHGAMELGISRELVAATEAFRRFGRF; from the coding sequence ATGCCCGACCCTTCCGCCTACCTGTTCCCGCCCGTCGACCCGCTGCGCACCGGCATGCTGCAGGTGGACGAGCTGCACACGATCTACTGGGAAGAGGTGGGCAACCCGCAGGGCATTCCCGTGGTGTTCCTGCATGGCGGGCCGGGGGCCGGACTGTCCGTGCAGCACCGGCGCTTCTTCGATCCACGCCACTACCGGGTGATCCTGTTCGACCAGCGTGGCGCCGGCAAGTCGACGCCGCTGGGTGAAACGCGCGGCAACACCACGCAACTGCTGGTGTCGGACATGGAGCGGCTGCGCGAACTGATGGGCATCGACCGGTGGCTCGTGTTCGGCGGTTCGTGGGGCTCGACGCTGGCGCTGGCCTATGGCCAGACCCACCCGGAGCGCTGCCTTGGTTTCGTGCTGCGCGGGGTCTTCCTGTGCACGACGCGGGAAATCGACTGGTTCATCGACGGCGCCCGGTGGTTTCATCCGGAAATCCACGAGGAATTCGCGGCCGTCATTCCCGAAGCGGAGCGCGGTGACCTGCTCCAGGCCTACTACCGGCGCATCATGGATGCCGATCCGGACATCTACTGGCCGGCGGTCCGGGCATGGAGCCGCTTCGAAGGGCGCCGCGTATTCCTGATGCCGCAGCCGGAAGAAGCGCCGTGCGATACGCTGGACCTGGGGCTGGGCCGGCTGGAAGCGCACTATATGGCCAACCTGGGCTTTTTCGAGGAAGGCCAGCTGCTGAAGAACGTGGAGCGCATCGCCCACCTGCCGGCCGTGATCGTGCACGGGCGCTACGATGTGATCTGCCCGCCGGTCACCGCGTGGCAGCTGCACCGGCACTGGCCGGGCTCGGTCGTGAAAATGGTGCCGGACGCCGGCCACGGGGCCATGGAGCTGGGCATCAGCCGCGAACTGGTGGCGGCCACCGAAGCGTTCCGCCGGTTCGGGCGATTTTAA
- a CDS encoding acetyl-CoA C-acetyltransferase, translating into MEDVVIVAAARTAVGKFGGSLAKTPAADLGAHVIKGLLAQTGIDPNLISEVILGQVLTAGVGQNPGRQAVIKSGLPNAIPGYTINKVCGSGLKATFLAAQAIKAGDSDIVIAGGQENMSASPHVLNGSRDGFRMGDVKMTDTMIVDGLWDVYNQYHMGITAENVAKKYEISRTQQDEFALQSQLKAEKAQKEGKFKDEILPLEIPQKKGTIVFDSDEYIKAGSTLEGLQGLRPAFNKEGSVTAGNASGLNDGAAAVVMMSASKAKELGLKPLARVKAYASSGLDPAYMGMGPVPASTLALKKAGWSPQDLDLLEINEAFAAQACAVNQEMGWDTSKINVNGGAIAIGHPIGASGARILVTLLHEMVRRDAKKGLASLCIGGGMGVALAVERE; encoded by the coding sequence ATGGAAGACGTAGTCATCGTTGCCGCGGCCCGTACCGCGGTCGGCAAATTTGGCGGCAGCCTGGCCAAGACCCCCGCAGCCGACCTCGGTGCGCACGTGATCAAGGGCCTGCTGGCGCAGACCGGCATCGATCCGAACCTGATCAGCGAAGTGATCCTGGGCCAGGTACTGACGGCCGGCGTGGGCCAGAATCCGGGCCGCCAGGCGGTGATCAAGTCCGGCCTGCCGAACGCGATTCCCGGCTACACGATCAACAAGGTGTGCGGCAGCGGCCTGAAGGCCACGTTCCTGGCGGCGCAGGCGATCAAGGCGGGCGACTCCGACATCGTCATCGCCGGTGGCCAGGAAAACATGAGCGCCTCGCCGCACGTGCTGAACGGTTCGCGCGACGGCTTCCGCATGGGCGACGTGAAGATGACGGACACCATGATCGTCGATGGCCTGTGGGACGTGTACAACCAGTACCACATGGGCATCACCGCCGAGAACGTCGCGAAGAAGTATGAAATCTCGCGCACCCAGCAAGATGAATTCGCGCTGCAGTCGCAGCTGAAGGCGGAAAAGGCGCAGAAGGAGGGCAAGTTCAAGGACGAGATCCTGCCGCTGGAAATCCCGCAGAAGAAGGGCACGATCGTGTTCGACAGCGACGAATACATCAAGGCCGGCTCCACGCTGGAAGGCCTGCAGGGCTTGCGCCCCGCCTTCAACAAGGAGGGTAGCGTTACCGCCGGTAACGCCTCCGGCCTCAACGACGGCGCCGCCGCCGTGGTGATGATGTCCGCCTCGAAGGCCAAGGAACTGGGCCTGAAGCCGCTGGCACGCGTCAAGGCTTACGCTTCGTCCGGCCTGGACCCGGCCTACATGGGCATGGGCCCGGTACCGGCCAGCACGCTGGCGCTGAAGAAGGCCGGCTGGTCGCCGCAAGACCTGGACCTGCTGGAAATCAATGAAGCCTTCGCCGCGCAGGCTTGCGCCGTGAACCAGGAAATGGGCTGGGATACCAGCAAGATCAACGTGAACGGCGGCGCGATCGCCATCGGCCACCCGATCGGCGCTTCCGGCGCGCGTATCCTGGTAACGCTGCTGCACGAGATGGTGCGCCGCGATGCCAAGAAAGGCCTGGCTTCGCTGTGCATCGGCGGCGGCATGGGCGTGGCGCTGGCCGTCGAACGCGAATAA
- a CDS encoding phasin family protein — MFMLSPQFFHDWSAAAAFPMTPPATLPAAFSAAFPAALPNALPAELADVTRGFAESQVAGCNALLRAAFESGASLVELNVHATREGIAAASAVSNQLLFVREPRDLVCLTASHSQQAMERAQRYGRQVVGVANSAQHRLGELSKDFAGSLPRNPIE; from the coding sequence ATGTTCATGCTTTCCCCGCAGTTCTTCCACGACTGGTCCGCTGCTGCCGCGTTTCCGATGACACCGCCAGCGACGCTGCCGGCGGCATTCTCGGCGGCATTTCCGGCCGCGCTGCCGAACGCGCTGCCAGCCGAGCTGGCCGATGTCACCCGCGGCTTCGCCGAATCGCAGGTGGCCGGCTGCAATGCGCTGCTGCGCGCAGCCTTCGAAAGCGGCGCCAGCCTGGTCGAGCTGAACGTGCATGCGACGCGCGAGGGTATCGCGGCGGCCAGCGCCGTCTCGAACCAGTTGCTGTTCGTGCGCGAACCCCGCGACCTGGTCTGCCTGACGGCGTCGCACTCCCAGCAAGCCATGGAACGTGCCCAGCGGTATGGCCGCCAGGTGGTCGGCGTGGCCAATTCGGCCCAGCATCGTTTAGGCGAGCTCAGCAAGGACTTCGCTGGTAGCTTGCCGCGCAACCCGATAGAATGA
- the phbB gene encoding acetoacetyl-CoA reductase, which yields MARVALVTGGMGGLGEAISIKLLALGYKVVTTYSPNNTKYQAWLDEMKEKGYNFAAYPADVGDYESAQACVAAITRDIGPVDVLVNNAGITRDMTFKKMDKVNWDAVLRTNLDSVFNMTKPVTDGMVERGWGRIINISSVNGQKGAFGQTNYSAAKAGVHGFTKALALEVARKGVTVNTISPGYIGTKMVTEIPQDVLDSKILPQIPMGRLGKPDEVAGLVAYLASDEAAFVTGANIAINGGQHMS from the coding sequence ATGGCACGAGTTGCATTGGTAACGGGCGGCATGGGCGGTCTGGGCGAAGCAATCAGCATCAAGCTGCTTGCACTGGGCTACAAGGTAGTAACCACGTATTCCCCGAACAACACGAAGTACCAGGCCTGGCTGGACGAGATGAAGGAGAAGGGTTACAACTTCGCCGCCTATCCGGCCGACGTGGGCGACTACGAGTCGGCCCAGGCATGCGTTGCCGCGATTACCCGCGACATCGGACCGGTCGACGTGCTGGTCAACAACGCGGGCATCACCCGTGACATGACGTTCAAGAAGATGGACAAGGTGAACTGGGATGCGGTGCTGCGCACGAACCTGGATTCCGTGTTCAACATGACGAAACCGGTCACCGACGGCATGGTCGAACGCGGCTGGGGCCGGATCATCAACATCTCCTCCGTCAACGGCCAGAAGGGCGCCTTCGGCCAGACCAACTATTCGGCCGCGAAGGCTGGCGTGCACGGTTTCACCAAGGCGCTGGCGCTGGAAGTGGCGCGCAAGGGCGTAACCGTGAATACCATCTCGCCGGGCTACATCGGCACCAAGATGGTCACCGAAATCCCGCAGGACGTGCTGGATTCGAAGATCCTCCCGCAAATCCCGATGGGCCGCCTGGGCAAGCCGGATGAAGTGGCTGGCCTGGTCGCCTACCTGGCGTCGGATGAAGCCGCTTTCGTGACGGGCGCCAACATCGCCATCAACGGCGGCCAGCACATGTCGTAA
- a CDS encoding amino acid deaminase gives MTILPDGGLFLAELDEQLLQPGTKGLPIAQPLRQHMVGVQRWNVLAADTSFPVAVLKTSSLLHNLGWMRAFCARYDVVLAPHGKTTMSPQLFGAQLANGAWGITLATAPQVLAAARCGVRRVLLANELVALADIRALLALLRDDPGFELFVLADSAEGVRRLSGAAAGAGIGRPLPVLVELGIAGKRAGCRTLDDALALARTIAAAAGLQLAGIEGYEGLLVSDDRAADVERVEAFLAQVSALARQLDAEGLFGGPQILLSAGGSSYFDLVARAFGAVAGLSRPVLPVLRSGCYLTSDHGHYLELTAELAAREGAEAHAADGLRPALEVWSIVLSRPEPGLAILSMGKRDASYDLRLPLALAVHRPGAVHPAALPDGARIDKMNDQHAYLRLPDGVDVQVGDLVGCGISHPCTTFDKWPVLLLVDDDYNVQRAINTLF, from the coding sequence ATGACCATCCTGCCCGACGGCGGCCTGTTCCTGGCTGAACTCGACGAACAACTGCTGCAGCCCGGCACCAAGGGCTTGCCGATCGCGCAGCCGCTGCGCCAGCACATGGTCGGCGTGCAGCGCTGGAACGTGCTCGCGGCCGACACCAGTTTTCCGGTGGCCGTGCTGAAGACCTCCAGCCTCCTGCACAACCTGGGCTGGATGCGGGCTTTTTGCGCCCGCTACGATGTGGTGCTGGCGCCGCACGGCAAGACCACGATGAGCCCGCAACTGTTCGGCGCCCAGCTGGCCAACGGCGCATGGGGCATCACGCTGGCGACGGCGCCGCAGGTGCTGGCCGCGGCGCGCTGCGGCGTGCGCCGCGTGCTGCTGGCCAACGAACTGGTCGCCTTGGCCGATATTCGCGCGCTGCTGGCACTGCTGCGCGACGATCCCGGCTTCGAGTTGTTCGTACTGGCCGATTCGGCGGAAGGCGTGCGGCGGCTGTCCGGCGCCGCGGCCGGCGCCGGGATCGGGCGGCCGCTGCCGGTGCTGGTGGAGCTGGGCATTGCCGGCAAGCGCGCGGGCTGCCGTACGCTTGACGATGCGCTGGCCCTGGCACGTACCATTGCCGCGGCGGCCGGATTGCAACTGGCCGGCATCGAAGGCTATGAAGGCTTGCTGGTCAGCGATGACCGGGCCGCCGATGTCGAGCGCGTCGAGGCCTTCCTTGCCCAGGTAAGCGCGCTGGCGCGGCAGCTCGATGCGGAGGGATTGTTCGGCGGCCCGCAGATCCTGCTGTCCGCGGGAGGCTCGTCGTATTTCGACCTGGTGGCGCGTGCGTTCGGCGCGGTGGCGGGCCTGTCGCGGCCGGTACTGCCGGTGTTGCGCAGCGGTTGCTACCTGACCAGCGATCATGGCCACTACCTGGAACTGACGGCGGAACTGGCGGCGCGCGAAGGGGCCGAAGCCCATGCGGCCGACGGACTGCGGCCGGCACTCGAAGTGTGGAGCATCGTGCTGTCGCGGCCGGAGCCGGGCCTGGCGATCCTGTCGATGGGTAAGCGCGACGCGTCGTACGACCTGAGATTGCCGCTTGCGCTGGCCGTGCACCGCCCGGGTGCCGTCCATCCCGCCGCATTGCCGGACGGCGCGCGCATCGACAAGATGAACGACCAGCATGCCTATCTGCGGCTGCCGGACGGGGTGGACGTCCAGGTAGGCGACCTGGTCGGCTGCGGCATCTCGCATCCCTGCACCACGTTCGACAAGTGGCCGGTACTGCTGCTCGTCGACGACGATTACAATGTGCAACGTGCCATCAACACACTTTTTTGA
- a CDS encoding LysR family transcriptional regulator has translation MLEIRHLRTLAALRSAGSLVRAAQLLNLTQSALSHQIKLLEDRYGGPLFERKSVPIGFTATGARLLRLADMLLPEIELAERDVVRLMQGDQGQLRVALECHTCFDWLMPVMDEFRKRWPDVEIDLVSGFHSEPVDLLRAGSADLVIGSDYRSQYATFPLFRFEILTVMAQKHRLASQRRLAAADFEGETLITYPVPEERIDLIREVLRPADVQFGRRTAELTVAILQLVASRRGIAALPNWAIKNYVDYDYVVARPVGDHGLWSDLYVSVPEALRQKAYVADFVKVIREQCAASLDGIKLLS, from the coding sequence ATGCTGGAGATCCGCCATTTGCGCACGCTTGCCGCGTTGCGCTCCGCAGGCAGCCTCGTACGTGCGGCCCAACTGCTGAACCTCACCCAGTCGGCGCTGTCGCACCAGATCAAGTTGCTGGAAGACCGCTATGGCGGGCCGCTGTTCGAACGCAAGTCGGTGCCGATCGGCTTCACCGCCACCGGCGCGCGGCTGCTGCGGCTGGCCGACATGCTGCTGCCCGAGATCGAGCTGGCCGAGCGCGACGTGGTACGGCTGATGCAGGGTGACCAGGGCCAGCTGCGCGTGGCACTGGAATGCCATACCTGTTTCGACTGGCTGATGCCGGTGATGGATGAATTCCGCAAGCGCTGGCCCGACGTTGAAATCGACCTGGTGTCGGGCTTCCACAGCGAACCGGTCGACCTGCTGCGCGCCGGGAGCGCCGACCTGGTGATCGGCTCCGACTACCGGAGCCAGTACGCGACATTCCCGCTGTTCCGCTTTGAAATCCTGACCGTGATGGCGCAGAAGCACCGGCTGGCCAGCCAGCGCCGCCTCGCCGCCGCCGACTTCGAAGGCGAAACGCTGATCACCTATCCGGTGCCGGAAGAGCGCATCGACCTGATCCGCGAAGTGCTGCGGCCGGCGGACGTGCAATTCGGCCGCCGCACGGCCGAGCTCACGGTGGCCATCCTGCAGCTCGTGGCCAGCCGCCGCGGCATTGCCGCGCTGCCGAACTGGGCGATCAAGAACTATGTCGATTACGACTATGTGGTGGCCCGGCCGGTCGGCGACCATGGCCTGTGGAGCGACCTGTACGTGTCGGTACCGGAAGCATTGCGGCAAAAAGCGTACGTGGCGGATTTCGTGAAGGTGATCCGCGAGCAGTGCGCCGCATCGCTGGATGGCATTAAATTGCTCTCATGA